A DNA window from Macadamia integrifolia cultivar HAES 741 chromosome 4, SCU_Mint_v3, whole genome shotgun sequence contains the following coding sequences:
- the LOC122075603 gene encoding nuclear pore complex protein NUP58-like, whose protein sequence is MAFPLFSTPQQQQQQPQIFFTPQQQQQQPQQLFQQQAQQQQRLQLQLGSPFLQQQQQQQQQQQQQQQQHLQQQQLYLITNNRAPANFSTKWADLHPDSQKFLLQIEDRILVYRDESQRLDQCSRLYDSSITTDGFELDVSHLMQELGGMNIAMEREKALLQELMAVVKGMIRNTEFAVRSFMMLQPRFLHSNVGAGSNVTAPGGATVPNSTSQPMSTSMAPFVDFYSGLPRKPSLFFQDTVSRFEKYLGECHQWIEEFEQLLLSGADGNPSSSDISLLQSLPKVMSNVHYFFVHVAAKVENLHQHIGSMKTAYLADQQRPCDGNDPFLEADRRETAKLEAAARRVHPTLHLPVVTQSSSPVAGLLARSGMPGAPIALQPSAGTSASSGGGFLLSTPFSAPPATASGSLLFSTPSAYAPASSLFGASGATPPSLIFGSASGSLFGSTPTPSLFGSPTLAGSSVFATPSFASGPATGSGLSFGTASKSSRPKSRTLRR, encoded by the exons ATGGCGTTCCCGCTCTTCTCCACACCtcagcaacagcaacaacaacctCAGATCTTCTTCACACCtcagcaacagcaacaacaacctCAGCAGTTATTCCAACAGCAAGCTCAACAACAACAGCGGCTTCAGCTTCAGCTGGGTAGTCCATTTCttcaacagcagcagcagcagcaacagcaacagcaacagcaacagcaacaacatcTGCAACAGCAGCAGCTGTATCTAATCACCAATAATAGAGCTCCTGCGAACTTCAGCACCAAATGGGCTGATCTTCATCCGGATTCCCAGAAATTTCTCCTCCAGATCGA GGATCGAATATTGGTGTATAGGGACGAAAGCCAGAGGCTGGATCAGTGCAGCCGCCTATATGACTCTTCGATTACAACTGATGGATTTGAGCTTGATGTTAGTCATTTAATGCAG GAGCTAGGGGGAATGAATATTGCAATGGAAAGAGAGAAAGCTCTTCTGCAAGAGCTGATGGCTGTTGTGAAAGGCATGATAAGAAACACAGAGTTTGCAGTTCGTTCGTTTATGATGCTCCAGCCTAGGTTCCTTCACTCGAACGTGGGAGCTGGGTCAAATGTTACTGCTCCAGGAGGAGCAACAGTTCCAAATTCAACTAGTCAACCAATGTCTACCTCTATGGCACCATTTGTAGATTTCTACAGTGGGCTTCCAAGGAAACCATCTCTGTTTTTTCAGGACACAGTTTCCAGATTTGAGAAGTATCTTGGTGAGTGCCATCAATGGATTGAGGAATTTGAACAGCTGCTCCTCTCAGGTGCTGATGGGAATCCTTCCAGCTCCGACATATCTTTATTGCAGTCTCTACCCAAAGTTATGTCCAATGTGCATTATTTCTTTGTTCATGTGGCTGCCAAG GTGGAGAACCTTCATCAGCACATTGGGTCTATGAAAACGGCTTATCTTGCTGACCAGCAGCGCCCCTGTGATGGCAATGATCCGTTTCTTGAGGCTGACCGGCGAGAAACAGCCAAACTAGAAGCTGCTGCTAGGAGAGTTCATCCAACGTTGCACTTGCCTGTTGTTACACAATCATCTTCTCCAGTTGCAGGTTTGCTTGCAAGATCTGGAATGCCTGGGGCACCAATTGCCCTACAACCATCTGCTGGGACATCAGCTTCTTCTGGTGGTGGATTCTTACTTAGTACACCATTTTCTGCTCCACCTGCTACTGCATCTGGATCTTTACTGTTTTCCACTCCGTCAGCATATGCTCCTGCATCATCTCTGTTTGGGGCTTCTGGTGCTACACCCCCATCATTAATTTTTGGGTCTGCATCAGGATCCTTATTTGGGTCCACCCCAACTCCTTCATTGTTTGGTTCTCCCACTCTTGCTGGAAGTTCCGTCTTTGCAACACCATCCTTTGCTTCAG GTCCTGCAACAGGATCTGGTTTAAGCTTCGGGACTGCATCT AAATCCTCAAGGCCGAAATCCCGCACTCTGCGCCGCTAG
- the LOC122075485 gene encoding dof zinc finger protein DOF3.4-like → MPSDTSEQRREAKPQHMGAPPPPDHENIRCPRCDSANTKFCYYNNYNLCQPRHFCKSCRRYWTQGGTLRNIPVGGGTRKNSKRLRTASTSSSSSSTSSSSSQDPISATPVSACPTASTDQPDLSFPLGGDLNLEPNVSVTGSGTFTSLLNSQGSGFLALGGLGLGAGFDDLGCGLSRGVWPFTDVGEVGTIGVGSVAGSGGSTWQLGSGEAAFADGDCFSWPELAISTPGQGLK, encoded by the coding sequence ATGCCATCGGACACCAGCGAGCAGCGTCGAGAGGCGAAACCACAGCATATGGGAGCTCCGCCTCCGCCGGATCATGAAAATATTCGCTGCCCACGCTGCGACTCTGCCAATACCAAGTTCTGTTACTACAACAACTATAACCTCTGTCAGCCCCGCCACTTCTGCAAGTCCTGCCGCCGTTACTGGACCCAGGGAGGCACCCTCCGCAACATCCCTGTCGGTGGAGGGACCCGTAAGAACAGCAAGCGCTTACGCACCGCTTCTACttcctcatcttcctcctctaCCTCCTCTTCTTCGTCCCAAGACCCAATCTCTGCTACCCCTGTTTCTGCCTGTCCCACAGCCTCTACCGACCAGCCCGACTTGTCTTTCCCCTTAGGCGGCGATCTGAATCTTGAACCTAACGTCTCTGTAACTGGGTCTGGGACTTTCACGTCCTTGCTCAACTCCCAGGGATCGGGATTTCTGGCACTGGGAGGGTTGGGTCTAGGCGCCGGGTTCGATGACCTCGGGTGCGGCCTCAGCCGAGGGGTTTGGCCTTTCACTGATGTCGGTGAAGTTGGGACCATCGGCGTTGGTAGTGTTGCTGGTAGTGGTGGAAGTACATGGCAGCTTGGAAGCGGTGAAGCAGCTTTTGCCGACGGAGATTGCTTTTCTTGGCCGGAACTTGCCATTTCCACGCCTGGACAAGGTCTGAAGTGA